In Amycolatopsis methanolica 239, a single genomic region encodes these proteins:
- a CDS encoding aldehyde dehydrogenase family protein, protein MPVFEYAPAPESRDLANLKPSYRPFIDGEFVDGGGEPLKTVNPATEEVLAEVSTASAADIDTAVKAARKAFEKTWGPMPGSERAKYLFRIARLIQERSRELAVLETLDNGKPIKESRDSDLPLVAAHFFYHAGWADKLDYAGYGPDPKPLGVAGQIIPWNFPLLMLAWKIAPALATGNTVVLKPAETTPLTALVFGEICQQAGLPPGVVNILPGAGDVGARLVGHPGIDKIAFTGSTEVGKLIQRQVAGTPKRLTLELGGKAANVVFDDAPLDQAVEGIVNGIFFNQGHVCCAGSRLLAQESVAEELLDKLRHRISTLRLGDPLDKNTDVGAINSAEQLTRIRELADSGEAEGAQRWTSPCPVPDRGFFFAPTVFSGVHQSMRIAREEIFGPVLSVLTFRTPDEAVAKANNTPYGLSAGIWSEKGSRILWTANRLRAGVVWANTFNRFDPAAPFGGYQESGFGREGGRTGLEGYLSV, encoded by the coding sequence ATGCCTGTCTTCGAGTACGCGCCCGCGCCCGAGTCGCGCGACCTGGCGAACCTCAAGCCGAGCTACCGGCCGTTCATCGACGGCGAGTTCGTCGACGGCGGCGGCGAACCGCTCAAGACCGTCAACCCGGCCACCGAGGAGGTCCTCGCCGAAGTCTCGACCGCGAGCGCCGCCGACATCGACACCGCGGTGAAGGCCGCGCGCAAGGCGTTCGAGAAGACGTGGGGCCCGATGCCGGGCAGCGAGCGCGCGAAGTACCTGTTCCGCATCGCGCGGCTGATCCAGGAACGCTCGCGTGAGCTGGCTGTGCTGGAGACGCTGGACAACGGCAAGCCGATCAAGGAGTCCCGCGACTCGGACCTGCCGCTGGTCGCCGCGCACTTCTTCTACCACGCGGGCTGGGCCGACAAGCTCGACTACGCCGGCTACGGGCCGGACCCGAAGCCGCTGGGCGTCGCCGGGCAGATCATCCCGTGGAACTTCCCGCTGCTGATGCTGGCGTGGAAGATCGCGCCCGCGCTGGCCACCGGCAACACCGTGGTGCTCAAGCCGGCCGAGACGACCCCGCTCACGGCGCTCGTGTTCGGCGAGATCTGCCAGCAGGCCGGGCTGCCGCCGGGGGTGGTGAACATCCTGCCGGGCGCCGGGGACGTCGGCGCGCGGCTGGTCGGGCACCCAGGCATCGACAAGATCGCGTTCACCGGGTCGACCGAGGTCGGCAAGCTCATCCAGCGCCAGGTCGCGGGCACGCCCAAGCGGCTCACGCTGGAGCTGGGCGGGAAGGCCGCGAACGTGGTCTTCGACGACGCGCCGCTGGACCAGGCCGTCGAGGGCATCGTCAACGGCATCTTCTTCAACCAGGGCCACGTGTGCTGCGCCGGTTCGCGCCTGCTCGCGCAGGAGTCCGTCGCCGAGGAGCTGCTGGACAAGCTGCGGCACCGGATCTCCACGCTGCGGCTGGGCGATCCGCTGGACAAGAACACCGACGTCGGCGCGATCAACTCGGCCGAGCAGCTGACCAGGATCCGCGAGCTGGCCGACTCCGGCGAGGCCGAGGGCGCGCAGCGGTGGACCAGCCCGTGCCCGGTGCCCGACCGCGGGTTCTTCTTCGCGCCCACGGTGTTCTCCGGCGTGCACCAGTCGATGCGGATCGCGCGCGAGGAGATCTTCGGGCCGGTGCTGTCGGTGCTCACGTTCCGCACGCCGGACGAGGCGGTCGCGAAGGCCAACAACACGCCCTACGGGCTTTCCGCCGGGATCTGGAGCGAGAAGGGCTCGCGGATCCTGTGGACGGCGAACCGGCTGCGCGCCGGGGTGGTCTGGGCCAACACGTTCAACCGCTTCGACCCGGCGGCGCCGTTCGGCGGCTACCAGGAGTCGGGCTTCGGCCGCGAGGGTGGCCGCAC
- the deoC gene encoding deoxyribose-phosphate aldolase, translated as MSAPTLPAALADATRDDASLRRFLHGLPGVDQVGVEARATALATRSIKKSSKLWAIDTAISMVDLTTLEGADTHGKVRALTAKARRPDPERPDTPQVAAVCVYPDLVATAVDGLKGTGIGVASVATAFPSGRSSRQVKLADVALAVESGATEVDMVIDRGAFLEGRYGEVFEDIQAVKAACGDAHLKVILETGELVTYDNVRRASWLALLAGGDFIKTSTGKVSPAATLPVTHVMLQAVRDWFTTTGELRGVKPAGGIRTTKDAIKYLVAVHEVAGEQWLTPELFRFGASSLLNDLLLQRRTQHDGHYSGPDYVAVD; from the coding sequence GTGAGCGCACCCACCCTGCCGGCCGCTCTCGCCGACGCCACCCGCGACGACGCGAGCCTCCGGCGCTTCCTGCACGGCCTGCCCGGTGTGGACCAGGTCGGGGTCGAAGCCCGGGCCACCGCCCTGGCCACCCGCAGCATCAAGAAGTCCAGCAAACTCTGGGCCATCGACACCGCGATCTCGATGGTCGACCTGACCACGCTCGAGGGCGCCGACACACACGGCAAGGTCCGCGCGCTGACCGCGAAGGCGCGGCGTCCCGACCCGGAGCGGCCGGACACGCCGCAGGTCGCCGCGGTGTGCGTGTACCCGGACCTCGTCGCGACGGCCGTCGACGGGCTCAAGGGCACCGGCATCGGCGTCGCGAGCGTCGCCACGGCCTTCCCGTCGGGGCGGTCGTCCCGGCAGGTGAAGCTCGCCGACGTGGCGCTGGCCGTGGAGTCCGGTGCGACCGAGGTCGACATGGTGATCGACCGGGGCGCGTTCCTCGAAGGCCGCTACGGCGAGGTGTTCGAGGACATCCAGGCCGTCAAGGCCGCCTGTGGCGACGCGCACCTGAAGGTCATCCTGGAGACCGGCGAGCTGGTCACCTACGACAACGTGCGCCGCGCCTCCTGGCTGGCCCTGCTGGCGGGCGGCGACTTCATCAAGACCTCCACCGGCAAGGTCTCCCCCGCCGCGACGCTGCCCGTCACGCACGTGATGCTGCAGGCCGTCCGCGACTGGTTCACCACCACCGGCGAACTGCGCGGCGTCAAGCCGGCAGGCGGCATCCGCACCACGAAGGACGCGATCAAGTACCTCGTCGCCGTGCACGAGGTCGCCGGCGAGCAGTGGCTCACCCCGGAGCTGTTCCGCTTCGGCGCGTCCAGCCTGCTCAACGACCTGCTGCTGCAGCGGCGCACCCAGCACGACGGCCACTACAGCGGCCCCGACTACGTGGCGGTGGACTGA
- a CDS encoding DUF1707 SHOCT-like domain-containing protein, which produces MRASDADRERVAQILHNALAEGRITVQELEERLDTVYAAKTLAELEPPVADLPGVSSAAVQPAAPRALTPDDRIGGVPGSKASVAVMSGVTRKGPWTVPPEHTSVAFWGGVEMDLRSARFSERHTTITAVAIMGGIDIVVPDDIIVEVTGVGFMGAFESQDRGGASTQPPPPGAPVVKVTGLAFWGAVTVVRKPRKSQTPQLDSGG; this is translated from the coding sequence ATGCGGGCCTCCGACGCGGACCGGGAACGGGTCGCGCAGATCCTGCACAACGCGCTCGCCGAGGGGCGGATCACGGTGCAGGAACTGGAAGAGCGGCTCGACACCGTGTACGCCGCCAAGACGCTCGCCGAACTGGAGCCGCCGGTCGCGGACCTGCCGGGGGTGTCATCGGCCGCCGTGCAGCCCGCCGCGCCGCGGGCGCTCACCCCGGACGACCGGATCGGCGGGGTGCCCGGCTCGAAGGCCTCCGTCGCCGTCATGTCCGGCGTCACCCGCAAGGGCCCGTGGACAGTGCCGCCGGAGCACACCAGCGTCGCGTTCTGGGGCGGCGTCGAAATGGACCTGCGCAGCGCCCGGTTCAGCGAACGGCACACCACCATCACGGCCGTCGCGATCATGGGCGGCATCGACATCGTGGTGCCCGACGACATCATCGTCGAGGTCACCGGCGTCGGTTTCATGGGCGCGTTCGAGAGCCAGGACCGCGGCGGCGCGTCCACGCAGCCCCCGCCGCCGGGCGCGCCGGTCGTCAAGGTCACCGGGCTCGCGTTCTGGGGCGCGGTCACGGTCGTGCGCAAGCCGCGGAAGAGTCAGACCCCGCAACTAGACTCTGGCGGGTGA
- the upp gene encoding uracil phosphoribosyltransferase produces MDVLVVDHPLAKARLSTMRDARTDSAAFRAALHELTVMLIYEATREAPVRTERIHTPVARTDAYRLANPPLLVPVLRAGLGMADQAHKLIPEAQMGFVGLARDEETLQPTPYMESLPDDLSDRPVFVLDPMLATGGSMEYTIRLLTGRGATDVTAICALAAPEGIKHLQDSGLPVRVVTASVDERLNDSGFIVPGLGDAGDRQYGAR; encoded by the coding sequence ATGGACGTGCTTGTCGTCGATCATCCGCTGGCCAAGGCCAGGCTGTCGACCATGCGTGACGCCCGCACGGACAGCGCGGCCTTCCGGGCGGCCCTGCACGAGCTGACCGTCATGCTGATCTACGAGGCCACCCGCGAGGCGCCGGTGCGCACCGAACGCATCCACACGCCGGTCGCCCGCACCGACGCGTACCGGCTCGCGAACCCGCCGCTGCTGGTGCCCGTCCTGCGCGCCGGGCTGGGCATGGCCGACCAGGCGCACAAGCTGATCCCCGAGGCGCAGATGGGTTTCGTCGGCCTGGCGCGCGACGAGGAGACCCTCCAGCCGACCCCGTACATGGAGTCGCTGCCCGACGACCTGTCCGACCGCCCGGTGTTCGTCCTCGACCCGATGCTCGCCACCGGCGGCTCGATGGAGTACACGATCCGGCTGCTGACCGGCCGCGGCGCCACCGACGTCACCGCGATCTGCGCACTCGCCGCGCCGGAGGGGATCAAGCACCTGCAGGACAGCGGCCTGCCGGTCCGCGTGGTCACCGCGAGCGTCGACGAACGGCTCAACGACTCCGGCTTCATAGTCCCCGGCCTCGGCGACGCGGGTGACCGTCAATACGGTGCCCGCTGA
- a CDS encoding TetR/AcrR family transcriptional regulator has protein sequence MPRPRTHDEALRLKLLDRAGELLSADGPKALSLRKLAADVGTSTTAVYSLFGGKPELVNAVYLEGFRRFGARLRGISRSGDPVEDFVRLGLAYRESALADPHLYSIMFTKALPGFEPGAEATRTARDSLAPLVDTVRAAISAGVFRAVAPEVIAVSAWGIVHGLVSLELNGNLPRDLDVVASYEAALRAHADGWRLTQVRE, from the coding sequence ATGCCGCGACCCCGGACCCACGACGAAGCACTCCGGCTGAAACTGCTCGACCGGGCCGGTGAGCTGCTGTCGGCGGACGGGCCGAAAGCGCTCAGCCTGCGCAAGCTCGCCGCCGACGTGGGCACTTCGACCACCGCGGTGTACTCGCTGTTCGGCGGCAAACCCGAGCTGGTCAACGCCGTCTACCTGGAGGGGTTCCGGCGGTTCGGGGCGCGGTTGCGGGGCATCTCGCGCTCCGGCGACCCGGTGGAGGACTTCGTGCGGCTCGGGCTGGCCTACCGGGAGAGCGCGCTGGCCGACCCGCACCTGTACTCGATCATGTTCACCAAGGCCCTGCCCGGGTTCGAGCCGGGCGCGGAGGCGACGCGGACCGCGCGGGACTCGCTCGCGCCGCTGGTCGACACCGTGCGCGCGGCGATCTCCGCCGGAGTGTTCCGGGCGGTCGCGCCCGAGGTGATCGCGGTCAGCGCGTGGGGCATCGTGCACGGGCTGGTGTCGCTGGAGCTGAACGGGAACCTGCCGAGGGACTTAGACGTGGTCGCGTCCTACGAGGCGGCGCTGCGCGCTCACGCCGACGGGTGGCGCTTGACCCAGGTCAGGGAGTAG
- a CDS encoding MerR family transcriptional regulator: MSYSIAEAARRSGLSIDTLRYYERIKLLDPPARDTAGRRAYSDADLAWLEFLTKLRTTGMPIKMMREYAQLRAAGDASAGRRRAILLEQRRSVAERIAELQACMDVLNYKIENYDRICARVPGAVSVVREEISA, from the coding sequence ATGAGCTACTCGATAGCGGAAGCCGCACGTCGCAGCGGGCTGTCGATCGACACCCTCCGCTACTACGAGCGCATCAAACTCCTCGACCCGCCCGCCAGGGACACCGCGGGCAGGCGGGCCTACTCCGACGCCGACCTCGCGTGGCTGGAGTTCCTCACCAAGCTCCGCACCACGGGCATGCCGATCAAGATGATGCGGGAGTACGCGCAGCTGCGCGCCGCCGGTGACGCCAGCGCCGGCCGCCGCCGCGCGATCCTGCTCGAACAGCGCCGGTCCGTCGCCGAGCGCATCGCCGAACTCCAGGCCTGCATGGACGTCCTGAACTACAAGATCGAGAACTACGACCGCATCTGCGCCCGTGTCCCGGGCGCCGTCAGCGTGGTCCGGGAGGAGATCTCCGCGTGA
- a CDS encoding aldo/keto reductase, whose translation MIGTRKLGELEVGAQGLGCMGMSQAYGVRGDDAESIATIHRALELGVTLLDTADVYGAGANEELVGRAIAGKRDQVVLATKFGIVLGAEGQQVRGDAAYVRQCAEDSLRRLGVDHIDLYYQHRVDPAVPVEETWGALSELVAEGKVRHLGISEASAETIRRAHAVHPVTALQSEWSLWTRGIEDEVVPACRELGIGIVPFSPLGRGFLTGSITKVDELPSDDMRRNLPRFAEGNLDRNLRIVEALRKLAAEKGVTAGQLALAWVQSRGVDVVPIPGTKRRKYLEENVAAAALELSEADIRSIEAAVPAEAVAGERYPAALARNVGK comes from the coding sequence GTGATCGGCACGAGGAAGCTCGGCGAGCTGGAGGTCGGCGCGCAGGGCCTTGGCTGCATGGGCATGAGCCAGGCCTACGGGGTGCGCGGTGACGACGCGGAGTCGATCGCGACGATCCACCGCGCGCTGGAGCTGGGCGTGACGCTGCTGGACACCGCCGACGTGTACGGCGCGGGGGCCAACGAGGAGCTGGTCGGCCGCGCGATCGCGGGCAAGCGGGATCAGGTCGTGCTGGCCACGAAGTTCGGCATCGTCCTCGGCGCCGAGGGGCAGCAGGTGCGCGGTGACGCGGCTTACGTCCGCCAGTGTGCGGAGGACTCGCTGCGCCGCCTCGGCGTCGACCACATCGACCTCTACTACCAGCACCGGGTCGACCCGGCCGTCCCGGTCGAGGAGACCTGGGGCGCGCTGTCCGAGCTGGTCGCCGAGGGCAAGGTCCGTCACCTTGGCATCTCCGAGGCGTCCGCGGAGACCATCCGCAGGGCGCACGCCGTCCACCCGGTGACGGCGCTGCAGAGCGAATGGAGCCTGTGGACCCGCGGGATCGAGGACGAGGTGGTGCCGGCGTGCCGCGAGCTGGGCATCGGGATCGTGCCGTTCTCGCCGCTCGGCCGCGGGTTCCTGACCGGCAGCATCACCAAGGTGGACGAGCTGCCGTCCGACGACATGCGCCGCAACCTGCCGCGCTTTGCCGAGGGCAACCTGGACCGGAACCTGCGCATCGTCGAGGCGCTGCGGAAGCTGGCGGCGGAGAAGGGCGTGACCGCCGGCCAGCTGGCGCTGGCCTGGGTGCAGAGCCGGGGCGTGGACGTCGTCCCCATCCCGGGCACGAAGCGCCGGAAGTACCTGGAGGAGAACGTGGCCGCCGCCGCGCTCGAACTGTCCGAAGCGGACATCCGGAGCATCGAGGCGGCCGTTCCCGCGGAGGCCGTGGCGGGGGAGCGCTACCCGGCGGCCCTGGCTCGCAACGTCGGCAAGTGA
- a CDS encoding flavodoxin family protein, with protein sequence MPTLLIVHHTPSPNLQAMFEAVVAGATTDEIEGVTVVRRAALAATATDVLDADGYLLGTTANLGYMSGALKHFFDQVYYPCLDSTRGRPFGCYVHGGSDVSGTVRGIESITTGLGWEKAAEIVTVTGEPSKADLERCWELGATVAAGLME encoded by the coding sequence GTGCCCACCTTGCTGATCGTGCACCACACGCCCTCACCGAACCTGCAGGCCATGTTCGAGGCCGTCGTCGCAGGCGCGACCACCGACGAGATCGAGGGGGTCACCGTCGTGCGGCGGGCGGCTCTCGCGGCCACCGCCACCGACGTGCTCGACGCGGACGGCTACCTGCTCGGCACCACGGCCAACCTCGGGTACATGTCGGGGGCGCTCAAGCACTTCTTCGACCAGGTCTACTACCCGTGCCTGGACTCGACGCGCGGCCGCCCGTTCGGGTGTTACGTGCACGGCGGCAGTGACGTCTCCGGGACGGTCCGCGGGATCGAGTCGATCACCACGGGCCTCGGGTGGGAGAAGGCCGCGGAGATCGTCACCGTCACCGGCGAACCGTCGAAGGCGGACCTCGAACGCTGCTGGGAGCTGGGCGCGACCGTCGCCGCGGGGCTGATGGAATAA